In Leptospira bourretii, a genomic segment contains:
- a CDS encoding glycosyltransferase family 2 protein produces MPLPLSCAIITLNEEDNISRTLAALSFIEDIVVIDSGSTDKTVELAKSHGARVFYRKFDNYADQKNFAIEKTKFDWVFAIDADEVVSDGLKSEIIELFKENKLESVGYLIPRLTYYLGKWIRFGGYYPNYQIRLFKKTAGEFSGGLVHERVKLSGKPIKLKNPLYHYSYKNISDHLQFIDRYSSLFAEEEFRKGKTSSIFWAFLKACFKGFYMYWIRLGILDGKQGFVLALLGFYYNFLKYLKLYEKSNSISSFFVMVDSVHDVKSSKSTKKDGNQIHVG; encoded by the coding sequence ATGCCTCTTCCTTTATCCTGTGCCATCATTACCCTCAACGAAGAGGATAACATCTCTCGCACTCTCGCTGCCCTTTCCTTTATTGAAGATATCGTTGTCATTGATTCTGGATCTACAGACAAAACTGTTGAACTAGCAAAATCCCACGGGGCTCGCGTTTTTTATCGTAAGTTCGACAACTATGCAGACCAAAAAAACTTCGCCATTGAAAAAACTAAGTTTGATTGGGTGTTTGCCATTGATGCCGATGAAGTGGTATCCGATGGTTTAAAATCAGAAATCATAGAATTATTTAAGGAAAACAAGTTAGAATCCGTTGGTTATCTCATCCCTCGTTTGACTTATTATTTAGGAAAGTGGATTCGTTTTGGTGGATACTATCCTAACTACCAAATTCGGTTGTTTAAAAAAACTGCCGGAGAGTTTAGCGGTGGTTTGGTGCACGAAAGAGTTAAACTTTCAGGAAAACCAATCAAACTAAAGAACCCACTATATCATTATTCTTATAAAAACATATCCGATCACCTGCAATTCATTGATCGTTACTCTAGTTTGTTTGCGGAAGAAGAATTTAGAAAGGGAAAAACGAGTTCTATTTTTTGGGCTTTTTTAAAAGCGTGTTTTAAAGGTTTTTATATGTATTGGATTCGGTTGGGAATCCTAGATGGGAAACAAGGATTTGTTCTCGCCCTACTAGGATTTTATTATAATTTTCTTAAGTATTTAAAGTTATATGAAAAATCGAATTCAATCTCTTCTTTCTTTGTTATGGTTGATTCGGTTCATGATGTAAAGAGCAGTAAATCCACCAAGAAAGATGGCAACCAAATTCACGTTGGATAA
- a CDS encoding shikimate dehydrogenase family protein, with product MYSKHTELFGILGYPLGHTLSPWIHNTLFQLSGYDGVYLVFENERWNEIGLLPLIDLGVRGVSVTIPFKEWAYSQANIVCKASQTMGSSNTLLFREGIEAVNTDGTGAVRSILQANPDLLDPNLEKQILVLGSGGSAKGIIFSIAEFLQNNAKQGKIQRKVKILARNEVATNEILNSLGNPEWLGVTTKEKSMEEAENYDLVIHTTPVGMKGFGGEPILNSDFFTKKHTLFDIVYNPLETDLVKQAKKKKAEIIPGYHMLLYQGIRQFELFTNIKTKQKWIGKVESLLFKQLKNRK from the coding sequence TTGTATTCAAAACACACTGAACTATTTGGGATCTTGGGATATCCCTTGGGTCATACCCTTTCCCCTTGGATTCATAACACTCTCTTCCAACTTTCTGGATATGATGGAGTGTATTTGGTTTTTGAAAACGAGCGATGGAACGAGATTGGACTTCTTCCCTTAATCGACTTAGGTGTCCGGGGAGTTTCCGTTACCATACCGTTTAAGGAATGGGCTTATTCACAAGCGAACATTGTTTGTAAAGCATCCCAAACGATGGGTTCTTCCAACACCCTACTCTTCCGTGAGGGAATCGAAGCTGTGAACACAGATGGGACTGGTGCCGTCAGATCCATCCTCCAAGCCAATCCCGATCTTTTAGATCCGAATCTAGAAAAACAAATTTTAGTTCTCGGGAGTGGGGGAAGTGCCAAAGGAATTATATTTTCCATCGCAGAATTTCTCCAAAACAATGCGAAGCAGGGAAAGATCCAAAGAAAGGTCAAAATCCTTGCACGAAACGAAGTGGCAACGAATGAGATTCTCAATTCTTTAGGAAATCCGGAATGGCTTGGTGTTACGACCAAAGAAAAGTCTATGGAAGAAGCGGAAAACTATGACCTCGTCATCCATACAACTCCGGTTGGTATGAAAGGATTTGGTGGGGAACCAATTCTAAATTCCGACTTTTTTACCAAAAAACATACGTTATTCGACATTGTTTACAATCCTTTAGAGACCGATTTAGTAAAACAGGCAAAGAAAAAAAAAGCAGAGATCATTCCTGGATACCATATGTTACTCTACCAAGGGATTCGACAATTTGAACTATTTACAAATATCAAAACAAAACAGAAATGGATTGGGAAGGTGGAGTCCCTACTTTTCAAACAATTGAAAAATCGTAAATAG
- a CDS encoding Mur ligase family protein, with product MLFFDFLYSLQNIEKTRNFNVFKNYSLDGLSDLFLFLKTKHKIQKPIRISVVGTNGKGSTSHYLASLLSILGYKTGLYTSPHLLTPLERFQIFLGGKPEVPKEEDVESFFKNTILPDLERYQSLSYFEFLTVFTYLYFAKENTDFEIWEAGLGGRLDSTKLVYADHVILTKIGLDHSEILGATKEKICLEKLGILTDVCRNLIAMDPEDDSLRTLIQNFPKGKTKTQVLPLEKKPTYLETNFLFSQAALIHLIPNETTKLSSISFASVKKPRGRMEVLQNSPEIVFDPAHNPDAIATTTREFAKTHPSFSLLLGSLPDKDREGILSQLVGLPLHSLILWEGSGFGAFPELPQGLTSITTKVQAEEDLRPLFQGRFPVLVLGSFRLYGIVAKLIQNTTNM from the coding sequence ATGTTGTTTTTTGATTTTTTATATAGTTTGCAAAACATTGAAAAAACAAGGAACTTCAATGTCTTCAAAAACTATTCTTTGGATGGACTTTCTGATCTCTTTTTATTTTTAAAAACAAAACATAAAATACAAAAGCCGATCCGCATCAGTGTTGTCGGTACCAATGGAAAAGGTTCTACCTCTCATTACCTTGCTTCCCTTTTGTCCATTCTTGGATACAAAACAGGACTTTATACTTCTCCCCATCTTTTGACACCGCTAGAACGTTTTCAAATTTTTTTAGGTGGAAAACCAGAAGTTCCCAAAGAAGAGGATGTGGAATCTTTTTTTAAGAACACTATCCTTCCCGACTTAGAAAGGTATCAGTCACTTTCTTATTTTGAATTTCTAACCGTTTTTACTTATCTCTATTTTGCGAAAGAAAATACAGATTTCGAAATTTGGGAAGCAGGGCTTGGAGGAAGACTTGATTCTACAAAACTTGTGTATGCCGACCATGTTATACTTACAAAAATTGGTTTGGATCATTCCGAAATTTTAGGAGCTACCAAAGAAAAAATTTGTTTGGAAAAACTAGGAATCCTAACTGATGTTTGTCGAAACCTGATAGCGATGGATCCCGAAGATGATTCCTTACGAACCCTCATTCAAAATTTTCCCAAAGGAAAAACGAAAACGCAGGTCCTCCCTCTCGAAAAAAAACCTACCTATTTAGAAACTAACTTTCTATTTTCCCAAGCGGCCCTAATCCATTTGATTCCAAACGAGACAACAAAGCTCAGCTCCATTTCCTTTGCCTCAGTAAAAAAACCTCGTGGTCGCATGGAAGTGTTACAAAACTCTCCCGAAATTGTTTTTGATCCGGCCCACAACCCAGACGCCATTGCTACGACCACACGTGAGTTTGCCAAAACACATCCCTCCTTCTCCCTGCTACTGGGAAGCCTTCCCGACAAGGACCGAGAAGGGATTTTGTCTCAACTGGTGGGCCTCCCCCTCCATTCCCTCATTCTTTGGGAAGGAAGCGGATTTGGGGCCTTCCCAGAACTTCCCCAAGGCCTAACATCCATCACCACGAAAGTACAAGCCGAAGAAGACCTGCGTCCCCTATTCCAAGGCAGATTTCCGGTATTGGTGTTAGGAAGTTTTCGTCTCTATGGAATTGTGGCAAAATTAATACAAAATACAACAAACATGTAA
- a CDS encoding TetR/AcrR family transcriptional regulator: MQTPKEHTRKEILQAAREEFIQLGFEKASMRTIAKKAKVSTSNIYNYFENKEHLLTEILQPVLSGMEKAFAYVSHPDYFEKRFNDSYEAWQERFHIALDYVDANRDDFILLLTKSQGSHLEEFPDTVLTRLTKINFDQYSNFKEKNPSYKGEVSEFVVRNILSFFLNIFVQMVRQGISKQDMLVYQDSFLKFLHFGYKGSIASDLS, translated from the coding sequence ATGCAAACTCCAAAAGAACATACACGAAAAGAAATCTTACAAGCGGCTCGAGAGGAATTCATCCAACTCGGTTTTGAGAAGGCTAGTATGCGAACCATTGCGAAAAAGGCAAAGGTATCCACGAGTAATATCTACAATTACTTCGAAAACAAAGAACACCTTCTAACAGAGATACTACAGCCGGTTCTTTCTGGAATGGAAAAAGCCTTTGCTTATGTATCTCATCCAGATTATTTCGAAAAAAGATTTAACGACAGTTATGAGGCGTGGCAAGAGAGATTTCATATTGCTCTTGATTATGTGGATGCAAATCGCGATGATTTTATCCTTCTCTTAACAAAATCACAAGGTTCCCATCTAGAAGAATTTCCAGATACGGTTCTTACCCGTCTTACCAAAATCAATTTTGACCAGTATAGCAATTTTAAAGAAAAAAATCCAAGTTACAAAGGGGAAGTGAGTGAGTTTGTTGTCCGCAACATCCTTTCCTTTTTTCTCAATATCTTTGTGCAGATGGTTCGCCAAGGAATTTCCAAACAGGATATGTTGGTGTATCAGGATAGTTTCCTTAAATTTTTACACTTTGGGTACAAAGGATCGATTGCCTCTGATCTGAGTTGA
- a CDS encoding phosphoribosylanthranilate isomerase has translation MGTRYKIKICGIKDLATLELCVDLQVDFVGLNFSPRSPRAINAETAETLLKIRKKSGFPKLVFLFFENEITEIKTLTERFQPDLIQLIRGDQLISPKIWDEFTETKKLLPTIRIQTKVTSDEDLEPKSSLVILDSYQKNLGGGTGHTFPWEYVTYVKRPFLLAGGITPENVKTALETVHPYGIDVASGVETDGKKDPNKIITLVQNVRTL, from the coding sequence ATGGGAACCAGATACAAAATTAAAATCTGTGGAATCAAAGACCTGGCCACATTAGAACTTTGTGTGGACCTCCAGGTCGATTTTGTTGGCCTCAACTTTTCTCCACGTTCCCCTCGTGCCATCAATGCCGAAACAGCAGAAACCCTTCTTAAGATAAGAAAAAAATCTGGATTCCCAAAACTTGTATTTTTGTTTTTTGAAAACGAAATTACAGAAATCAAAACACTCACAGAGCGTTTCCAACCGGACCTCATCCAACTCATCCGAGGAGACCAGTTGATTTCTCCGAAAATTTGGGATGAATTCACAGAAACTAAAAAGTTATTACCTACCATCAGGATCCAAACCAAGGTCACAAGTGATGAAGACCTGGAACCAAAATCAAGTTTAGTAATTTTAGATAGTTATCAAAAAAATTTGGGTGGTGGAACCGGACATACTTTCCCTTGGGAATATGTAACATACGTAAAACGACCTTTTTTACTCGCTGGTGGGATCACTCCAGAGAATGTTAAAACTGCTTTAGAAACCGTTCATCCTTATGGGATTGATGTGGCCAGTGGAGTGGAAACCGACGGAAAAAAAGATCCAAATAAAATAATAACCTTGGTACAAAATGTCCGAACACTATGA